A single window of Rubripirellula lacrimiformis DNA harbors:
- a CDS encoding secretin N-terminal domain-containing protein, translated as MKSKLAFLAPSFALVSLLCTTGNPLAAQQPATDVAPAAAAVPVTDVPEKAAEKPAEESQSDRAEPLVKPTAKVGADLRFNFSGAEWRSVLEWFSDEADLSLQLDQIPMGSFTFTDPTRSYSIDEALDVLNLSLMKRGYSLVRRGRLLQVIDLEAENANKLISEIAELVKPEDLDARGRSDIVSSVFPLGSLTPSAAREELVLMVGPWGRVVVLDSARQVKVTETVSKLIAIRELLQDASLADTNVVEIVLKNRGAEELLEIARPLLGLEAGTNAGEDVRISVGPLGDRIYATGLPGQTGLLESIIAKADQPLAIASADDGAEVALPTFRTHPITNADSATVFDVLQTLLAGTPDARIAIDPKTDAIVAFARPDTHEMIKRSIAEMEGNGESFKVLDLRRLDPAQALLTINKFFGVTEEGGEGPTVDGDPASGKLWVRGTDAEIALVEKLLAELEGDDHLSELSDKVRILPYTGRAAEDALNQVQELWPVMGRANRIRTVTPSRPSGGSGGIPERRVIRESDLESVDDRPRSVPAGSEARTNRRRTSGNANTLVVVQADTPEDSSDTNAADADSDSLAVAENENTTPTTSQTISVAGSDIVVQFTPAGILIASEDVEALNAFESLMGSLAGPSAVQSDLPTVFWLKYCKADEAAELISKILGGADSSASSAMDSMMGGLGGGMLGGLLGMGGGGGGESSSAKSILTTTGSVSIVPDARLNALIIQAGPIDLQMIELILEKIDRQESPEDVETAAKPLLIPVIYQDAKEVADVVKAVFGDRIAGQDSGGGGRGGGGGGQPSPQDFIQALRGGGGGRGGRGGGGEAAGSEPSKISIAVDQKSNSLVVIATPQDFNEVRALVEQLDAGGMTTEETISTYTMNGAVNPDVLKLALESILGTQAKSSSTTATSSSSSTTRPTTSTGGGDAAASSAADIQRRIEFFRSMRGGGDTGGGRGGAPGGGRGGTTGGGRGGAPGGGGGRRGN; from the coding sequence ATGAAGTCGAAACTCGCATTTTTGGCGCCGTCTTTTGCATTGGTTAGCTTGCTGTGCACGACCGGAAATCCGCTCGCCGCCCAGCAGCCAGCCACCGATGTCGCGCCAGCTGCCGCAGCGGTGCCTGTCACCGATGTCCCAGAAAAGGCAGCCGAGAAACCGGCCGAAGAATCGCAGTCCGATCGGGCCGAACCGTTGGTGAAGCCTACGGCCAAGGTGGGAGCCGACCTGCGGTTTAACTTCTCGGGCGCCGAATGGCGTTCGGTGTTGGAGTGGTTTTCCGACGAAGCGGATCTGTCGCTGCAATTGGATCAGATTCCGATGGGCAGCTTCACCTTCACCGATCCGACGCGGTCCTATTCGATTGACGAAGCGCTCGATGTGCTGAACCTGTCGTTGATGAAACGCGGCTATTCGCTGGTTCGACGTGGTCGGTTGCTGCAGGTCATCGATCTGGAGGCCGAGAACGCGAACAAACTGATCAGCGAGATCGCCGAACTGGTCAAACCCGAAGACCTGGACGCACGCGGCCGAAGCGATATCGTCAGCTCGGTCTTTCCGTTGGGCAGCCTGACTCCGTCGGCCGCTCGCGAAGAATTGGTGCTGATGGTCGGCCCTTGGGGACGCGTGGTCGTGCTCGATAGCGCTCGCCAAGTCAAAGTGACCGAAACGGTCAGCAAGTTGATCGCCATTCGCGAACTGTTGCAGGACGCTTCTTTGGCGGACACCAATGTGGTCGAAATCGTGCTGAAGAATCGCGGTGCCGAAGAACTGCTGGAAATCGCGCGTCCTTTGCTCGGTCTAGAAGCGGGCACCAACGCCGGCGAAGATGTTCGCATTTCAGTCGGCCCGCTGGGCGATCGGATCTATGCAACGGGGTTGCCGGGCCAAACCGGACTGTTGGAATCGATCATCGCCAAGGCGGATCAACCGCTGGCGATCGCATCCGCCGACGACGGTGCCGAGGTCGCGCTGCCCACCTTCCGCACCCACCCAATTACCAATGCTGATAGCGCGACCGTGTTTGACGTGTTGCAAACCTTGCTTGCCGGCACACCGGACGCTCGAATTGCGATCGATCCAAAGACCGACGCGATTGTCGCTTTCGCTCGTCCCGATACACACGAGATGATCAAACGAAGCATTGCCGAAATGGAAGGCAACGGCGAATCGTTCAAGGTGCTGGATCTGCGTCGGCTCGATCCGGCGCAAGCACTGTTGACGATCAACAAGTTCTTTGGCGTCACCGAAGAGGGCGGCGAAGGCCCGACAGTCGATGGCGATCCCGCCAGCGGCAAGTTGTGGGTGCGAGGCACTGACGCCGAGATCGCACTGGTTGAGAAACTGTTGGCCGAACTCGAAGGCGATGACCACCTCAGCGAACTCAGCGACAAGGTTCGGATCCTGCCCTACACCGGACGCGCCGCCGAAGACGCACTGAATCAAGTCCAAGAACTGTGGCCCGTGATGGGACGCGCCAATCGCATCCGCACCGTCACACCATCGCGGCCCTCCGGTGGCAGCGGCGGGATCCCAGAACGACGTGTCATCCGCGAATCGGACTTGGAATCGGTCGACGATCGACCACGGTCCGTCCCTGCCGGTTCGGAAGCAAGAACCAACCGTCGCCGCACTTCCGGCAACGCGAACACCCTGGTCGTGGTGCAAGCCGACACGCCAGAGGATTCGTCGGATACCAATGCCGCGGACGCCGATTCGGACTCGCTGGCTGTCGCCGAAAATGAAAACACCACACCCACCACCAGCCAAACCATTTCGGTGGCCGGCAGCGACATCGTGGTTCAATTCACACCCGCCGGAATCCTGATCGCATCGGAAGACGTCGAAGCACTTAACGCATTCGAATCGTTGATGGGATCGCTCGCCGGTCCGTCAGCGGTTCAGTCCGATCTACCAACGGTTTTCTGGTTGAAGTACTGCAAAGCAGACGAAGCGGCCGAGCTGATCTCGAAGATCCTTGGCGGCGCCGATAGTTCGGCATCGTCGGCCATGGATTCGATGATGGGCGGACTCGGCGGCGGAATGCTAGGCGGATTGCTTGGCATGGGCGGCGGTGGTGGTGGCGAATCGTCGTCGGCAAAATCGATCCTAACGACCACCGGTTCGGTCAGCATCGTTCCCGACGCGCGTCTGAACGCATTGATCATTCAAGCCGGCCCGATCGATCTGCAAATGATCGAACTGATTCTGGAAAAGATCGATCGCCAGGAAAGCCCCGAAGACGTTGAAACAGCAGCCAAACCGCTTTTGATTCCGGTCATCTACCAGGATGCCAAGGAAGTGGCCGATGTGGTCAAGGCTGTCTTTGGTGACCGAATCGCTGGTCAAGACAGCGGTGGCGGAGGCCGAGGTGGTGGCGGTGGCGGCCAACCATCACCCCAAGACTTCATCCAAGCCCTGCGTGGTGGTGGCGGTGGACGTGGCGGACGCGGTGGCGGCGGAGAAGCCGCCGGCAGCGAGCCGAGCAAAATCAGCATCGCTGTTGACCAAAAGAGTAATTCGTTGGTTGTGATCGCCACCCCCCAGGACTTTAATGAGGTCCGGGCACTGGTCGAACAATTGGACGCCGGCGGGATGACCACCGAAGAAACGATCAGCACCTACACGATGAACGGTGCGGTCAACCCAGACGTGCTAAAATTGGCGCTCGAATCCATTTTGGGCACTCAAGCCAAATCAAGCTCGACAACGGCTACTAGCAGCAGTTCATCGACTACCCGTCCGACGACATCCACAGGTGGCGGCGATGCCGCAGCCAGTTCAGCAGCCGACATCCAACGTCGCATCGAATTCTTTCGATCCATGCGAGGTGGTGGTGATACGGGTGGCGGACGCGGCGGAGCACCGGGTGGCGGACGTGGCGGAACAACCGGTGGTGGACGCGGTGGAGCACCGGGCGGTGGCGGTGGACGAAGAGGCAATTAA